The genomic region AGCCCGACCTGGAGGAACCCCTCCAGCACGACGAGGTAGTCGTCGTGGCGGGGATGCACGCGCACCCCCCGCATCACGCCCGCCTCCGACCGGATGAAGTTCCATTGGAGCGCGGGATGTCCTTCGATCCACTCTCCGCGGTAGATCTCCGTGAAGACGCCCCGCGAATCGGAAAGCGGCTGGAGCGGCCGCCAGACGACGCCTTCCGGAAGAGCTCCGTCCCGAATCATTTCCGGCGAGAGTAGAACCCGTCCGGCGGGGTGTCAATCGCGGCGCGGCGGCGGAAAGCGAATCTCGCGAACTTCGGCCCCGAACGCGCCGCGAAACGGAGGAAGTCGCGCGCCTGTCCGAAACGCACCCGGGCGCCCCGCGGGCCGCTCCGGGCGAGCGCCCGAAAACCGCGAACCCACTCCGGGTCGCCGATCCGTTCGAGGTAGCGCTTCTGGGGCGGCTCCCGCAGGTCCGCATAGCGCGCGTCCCACTCCGCCGCGAAGAACCGCAGGAGCGTCGTTTCAGCGCGATAGCGCGCCTCCCCCGCGACGCGCGCGCGCCGGTAGAACTCGCGGTCTCCGAACCGCACGAGCGACGCGTCCCAGTAGCCGATCCGATCGAAGAGAGCGCGGCGGTGAACGAGGTTCGCCGAGCCGATGAACCAGTTCCGAAGGAAGCCGCCGAGGATCGGAACCTTCCAGTCGAACGCGAAGAAGAACGGGTCCACGCCGTCGGGAAACCGGACCTGGGCCGACCGGAACGCGACGAGGCCGGCGCTTCCTTCCTCGAGCGCGGCGCGGCCGAGCGCGAGGTGATCCGGGAACATCAGGTCGTCGTCGGTCATGTAGGCGACGTAGGGGGCGTTGCCCGACCGGAGCACGGTGTTCCGGTGGCCGTACCCGAAGCCGGTCCCTTTCGGGAACCGGGCGAAGGAGACGCGCGGATCGGTGAACGTCGCGACGACCCGCTCGGTTTCGTCGTCGCAGCCGTCCCCGACGACGCGCAGCCGGAATTCCGGCTCCGTCTGGGCGAGGACGGACGCGATGGCGAATCCGATCGTGTGCGAACGGCCGCGCGTCGGCAGGACGACGTCGAAGAGGCTCACGTGCCCGCCCGCGCGGCGGACGGGAGACGGCCGAGCGCGGTGAGCGCCGCGTTCCCAACGAAAAGGGCGAGAGGAATCACCAACCAGGCCGGCAAACGACGCGTCGCCGTCAAACGGGGTTGCGCTGAAATCGCCATTGCGAAGATCGGCGAAGAATATTCCCGAATGAAAATCGATGAAAACGAAGTAAACGCAACAACGGAAATCAGATCTTCCTGTGGGAATCGATGGCATCGGCATTGCGTGCCGGGGTTCTCGTCGCGTCGGCGGCGGTTCTTTCGTGGAACGCGTGCAACGAGAACGAGTTATCGGGAAGCACAATAATCAGTGCAATTCGATTCGCGACCGCATTTTTCCGTGATGTTCTTGCGATATTCACAGAGATTTCCGCAGAGATTTCCGAAGCGTCAGCGGAAAATTCAGGCGCAGAGTTTTCCCGAGGACCGTGAAAGCAAGAATCGCGCCCGCGATTCAGAGAGGAGAGGCTGGTGACGACGATCGGTTTCATCGGACTGGGAAGCATGGGCCTTCCGATGGCGACGAACCTTCGAGGCGCCGGGTACGAGGTTCTGGCGTTCAATCGCACGCGCGAGAAGGCGCAAGCCTTTGCGAAGGAAGGAGGATGGGCGGTCGATCGGCCGCGCGACGCCGCGGGAGCGGGCGTCGTCGTCTCGATGGTCTCGAACGACCGCGCCCTCGAGGAGATCGTGGAAGGAAGCGGAGGCGTTCTCGAAGGTTTGCCGCAGGGGGGGCTGCACGTCTCGATGAGCACGGTTTCTCCCGCGGCGGCGCGCCGGCTCGGCGCAACGCACGCCGAGCACGGCTGCGGCTACGTCGCCGCGCCCGTCTTCGGGCGGCCGGAAGCCGCCGCGGCGCGCAAGCTCTGGATCTGCTCCTCCGGCGCCGAGCGCGGCAGGGCGCGCCCGATCCTCGACGCTCTCGGCCAGGGTGTGTTCGATTTCGGGGAGGACCCGGGGGCGGCCAACGTCGTGAAGCTCTCCGGAAATTTCCTGATCGCGGCCGCGCTCGAAGCGATGGCCGAGGCTTTCGCGCTGTGCGAGAAGAACGGGATCGCGCGAGCGGCCGTCGCCTCGCTCTTCTCCTCGACCCTGTTCGCGTGTCCGGTCTACAAGAACTACGGAGACGTGGTCGCCGCACAGCGGTACTCACCGCCGGGGTTCCGGCTCGCCCTCGGCGCCAAAGACATGGCGCTCGTCCTCGGCGCCGCTCACGAAAGCGGGGCGCCTATGCCCGCCGCGAGCCTCGTTCACGATCGGCTCCTCGCCAGCGTGGGACGGGGCCGTGCGGACCTCGACTGGGCCGGGCTGGCGCTGGCCGTTTCGGAGGACGCCGGGCTGCGCCGCTGAGGCGGCCCGGGCCTCGCCGGTACACATCTTGCTCCCCCCGGTTCAGCGGGGTGAAGATGAGCGGAACACGGAAAACCGACGCCCCCGGGCGCAACGCCGAGACGACGTCCGGGCAGCAGGAAAGCCGGGACACCGGAAGCGCGAACGAGGCCTACGGCGGCGGATCGCAGCCGCCGATCCCGTCGACCGGCGCGCGGGGGCGTCAGGCTTACGACCGCGGCGGAAAAGCGAGTCGGGACTTCAAGCGGAGCGGCCAGATCCACGCCGACGTCCAGGACCGAACCGGGTAAGATTTGACCCGATGGTGATTCCCTGCCCCGACTGCGGAAAGAAGAACCGGGTCCCGGCGGAGCATCTCGCCGACCGCGGCCGCTGCGGAGCGTGCCGCTCGGAGATCCCGCCGCGCTCCGAGCCGTTGGAGGTGGACTCCGCCGCGTTCGACGAAATTGCGAGGAGCGCGAGAGTCCCCGTGCTCGTGGACTTCTGGGCGGCCTGGTGCGCGCCATGCCGCATGGCCGCTCCGGAGGTCGCACGGACCGCCGCGGAGATGGCGGGCCGCGCCCTCGTCGTGAAGGTGAACACGGAGCTCCATCCCGATCTCGCCGCGCGGTTCGGGGTGCGCGGGATCCCGAATTTCGTCGTCCTGCGGGACGGCGAGATCGTCACCCAGCAGGCCGGGCTCGTTCCGAGCGCGCGCATGGTTCAGTGGCTCACCGCCGCCGCGGAGGAACGGCAAGCGCCCGCAGGGGCGTAGAATCGCCCCGCACCCCGGAGGAGCCATGAAGATTTCTCGCCTGCTGCTCGCGGCCGCCATCATCGTCGCCGCGCTCTGGACGGTCCGTCATCGGGCGGAAATCGCCGGGAAGCTCCTGCCGGCGGCGGCACGCACCGACGGCCCGGCGCGACCGGCCGACGACGCGCTGACGGAAGCCACCCGCGAGGCGGACAAGGCGCAGGGAGGCGGCGTCACCGAGAACATGACGCCCGACCAGGTCCGTTCCCTCCTCGGAAGCCCGGACGCGATCGAGTCGTCGTCGAACGAGTCGGGACGGACGCGGGAGCGATGGATCTACCGCCACGCGGGAAAGGTGGTCGTCTTCGAAAACGGCGTCGCCGTCTCGGTCCAGTCTCCCTGAGGAGCGTCAGCCCGGAACGCGCCGCCGGAGCGGTGGAGTTCGGGATGACACTCTCTTCGGAGGTCCGCGCGGCGGGAGCGGAACGATCCGAGCCCCGCGAGCGTCGTTCCGGCGACGGTCTTCCTCCCCTCATTTGCCCCGGTCGGGCCCCGCAGCGGTCGAGGGCAGGAGCCCGAGCCGCGGAGGACGCATCGCGAAAAGTCTCCGCGAAGTAACCAAGCGGAGGAGGTTTGCGATGCGGGAGGTTTCGCGATCCGAGTTCCACGAGTGTCGCGAAACCGACGGTCTTATGGCACAGCCTGTGCTGTATTCCTCCTGAGATAGGAGGACCGCGCATGAAAACTGCCGTGGGAATCTTCGCGACGCGCTCGAAGGCGAAGGAGGCGGTCGAGCGGCTCCTCGCTTCCGGCGTCCCCACCGATCGTCTCAACCTCCTGACGCCCGGCGACTGGAAAGCCCACATCGCCGAGGTACCGACGAGCGACACCGAACAGCCCGGGACCGCCGGCGCGATCGGCGGCGTGGTCGGAGGCGCGATGGGCGCCTCCGCCGGCTTCGGTCTGGGGCCGATTCTGGCCGGGCTCCTGGTGCCCGGCGTGGGCGCCGTGACCGCGATCGGGTTCGCGGCCGCCGCGCTCCTCGGGCTCGGCGGCGTCGTCGGCGGCGCCGCGGCCGGAAACGCGATCGAGGAAAACCTCTCCGACGGTCTTCCGAAGGACGAGCTCTACGTCTACGAGGATGCGCTCCGCCACGGGAAATCGGTGGTCGTCGCCCTGCTCGATTCCGGCGACGAAGCCGACCGGGCGGGACGGATCCTCGATAGCGCGGGATCGGAAAGCCTCGACGCGGCGCGCGAGCAATGGTGGGTCGGTCTCCGCGACACGGAACAAGAGTTCTACGAGGGCTCGGGCGAGGGACGATTCCCGGTCGTCGAACGGATGTACCGGTGCGGCTTCGAGGCGGCGCAGCGGCCCGATATCGCGGGAAAGAGCTTCGACGAAGTGAAAAATGCGCTCCGCGATGCGTATCTCGACTGCTGGGAAAATCAGGCATTTCGCCGGGGATTCGAGCGCGGACAGGAACGCCGAGCGCGCAACGTCGTTCGCGACGAGGAGCTCGCCGCCCGGACGTGAACCCCGCGGCGGATGCGCCCGGCAAACGTTCGGAGTAGACTTCTCTCCAATGAACCCGAAGGGACTCGCCGCCGCCGGCAGCGGGACTCCGCTGCGGCTCGCGATCGCCGACGCCTACGAGCGCGCCTCCGCGCTGACCGCCTATTTCGGCCGCCTCACGGGCGAGGCTGTCCGCGGGGAGGAGGCCGTTCCGACGGCTTCGGAGCTTGCGGAAGTCGAGGCGATGATCGAAGCGCTGGCCGCCGTCGTCCGGGAGCTCCCGCGGCTCGCCATGGGTTCGCGCGACCGGTCGCCCGAAAAGATCGACGAGGCCGCTCAGGGCTGACGGGCGCCCCACCCGTCCGCATCCCACCTCGGGGATCGCTTCGCCGCGCTCGCGGTGACACGTGGACTCGCGATCCGGCCCGGCCGGAGCCC from Thermoanaerobaculia bacterium harbors:
- a CDS encoding glycosyltransferase family A protein, with translation MSLFDVVLPTRGRSHTIGFAIASVLAQTEPEFRLRVVGDGCDDETERVVATFTDPRVSFARFPKGTGFGYGHRNTVLRSGNAPYVAYMTDDDLMFPDHLALGRAALEEGSAGLVAFRSAQVRFPDGVDPFFFAFDWKVPILGGFLRNWFIGSANLVHRRALFDRIGYWDASLVRFGDREFYRRARVAGEARYRAETTLLRFFAAEWDARYADLREPPQKRYLERIGDPEWVRGFRALARSGPRGARVRFGQARDFLRFAARSGPKFARFAFRRRAAIDTPPDGFYSRRK
- a CDS encoding thioredoxin domain-containing protein, whose product is MVIPCPDCGKKNRVPAEHLADRGRCGACRSEIPPRSEPLEVDSAAFDEIARSARVPVLVDFWAAWCAPCRMAAPEVARTAAEMAGRALVVKVNTELHPDLAARFGVRGIPNFVVLRDGEIVTQQAGLVPSARMVQWLTAAAEERQAPAGA
- a CDS encoding NAD(P)-dependent oxidoreductase, which gives rise to MTTIGFIGLGSMGLPMATNLRGAGYEVLAFNRTREKAQAFAKEGGWAVDRPRDAAGAGVVVSMVSNDRALEEIVEGSGGVLEGLPQGGLHVSMSTVSPAAARRLGATHAEHGCGYVAAPVFGRPEAAAARKLWICSSGAERGRARPILDALGQGVFDFGEDPGAANVVKLSGNFLIAAALEAMAEAFALCEKNGIARAAVASLFSSTLFACPVYKNYGDVVAAQRYSPPGFRLALGAKDMALVLGAAHESGAPMPAASLVHDRLLASVGRGRADLDWAGLALAVSEDAGLRR